From a single Brassica oleracea var. oleracea cultivar TO1000 chromosome C5, BOL, whole genome shotgun sequence genomic region:
- the LOC106344210 gene encoding uncharacterized protein LOC106344210 — protein MVTNLKVDPLAKVVSASTTSMKSRQSEPYYGTLETYQGLPCPYGGYYGLYYPSLDGSVGEAKDNGYYSYGTEAQYPVMQGENGSLVYMMPGFQSYDVSSTYMPISPACVSSQALHSPMYAAQGYYQNQYGYGDVSSQTWALSL, from the exons ATGGTGACGAACCTTAAAGTGGATCCTCTTGCTAAGGTGGTCTCTGCCTCTACCACATCCATG AAGAGCCGCCAGTCAGAGCCATATTATGGTACCCTTGAGACGTATCAAGGCCTCCCTTGTCCTTATGGTGGCTACTATGGATTGTACTATCCAAGTCTTGATGGTTCAGTTGGAGAAGCAAAGGATAATGGATATTATAGTTATGGAACAGAAGCTCAATACCCA GTTATGCAAGGTGAAAATGGATCTTTGGTCTACATGATGCCAGGGTTTCAATCTTATGATGTTAGTTCCACTTATATGCCTATAAGCCCGGCTTGTGTGTCAAGTCAGGCCCTTCACTCACCAATGTATGCAGCTCAAGGGTATTATCAAAACCAATATGGTTATGGAGATGTTTCATCGCAAACTTGGGCTTTATCTTTGTAA